The Kutzneria kofuensis genome has a window encoding:
- a CDS encoding UbiD family decarboxylase: MSDPDLRTWLAEAEAAGELQTVEGAHWELEIGALSQVNYRRGQPKALMFDGIKDYAPGLRVLSGSVSNPRLLGSVLGLGWDNTDEDLVEALAVKPGEWIERAGDHKAVTVEDGPLLSNVDDEVDLLKFPVPRWHEGDGGRYIGTGCAVVTRDYDTGRINLGAYRMQVQDEGRSASVNIEAGKHGAQHLRRWFEAEGRAPIAASLGHHPAYLVAAGVEVPGDVSEYDYVGAMFGAPVRTVAGLATGLPLPHDAEIAIEGWVRPDDKRPEGPFGEWTGYYSGSRDPILTIDVEKVYYRDNPILLGAPPGKPPHDYSYMRTVMKSAIITDSLRKTGLPGLRGVWAHEAGGGRSLLIVAIEQRYPGHARQAAYLTAQLPSAAYMNRFTVVVDHDVNPRDLGEVMWAMCGRTDPSLDIEVMKRTWGSRVDPLTLPGEIAFNSRAIIDACRPYERLGDFPAVAESSPELVASVSRRWPEVLG, translated from the coding sequence ATGAGCGACCCGGACCTGCGCACGTGGCTGGCCGAAGCCGAGGCCGCCGGGGAGCTGCAGACGGTCGAAGGCGCCCACTGGGAGCTGGAGATCGGCGCGCTCTCCCAGGTCAACTACCGGCGCGGCCAGCCCAAGGCGCTGATGTTCGACGGCATCAAGGACTACGCGCCGGGCCTGCGGGTGCTGTCCGGCTCGGTCAGCAACCCGCGGCTGCTCGGCTCCGTGCTCGGGCTGGGCTGGGACAACACCGACGAGGACCTGGTCGAGGCGCTGGCGGTCAAGCCGGGGGAGTGGATCGAGCGGGCCGGTGACCACAAGGCCGTCACCGTGGAGGACGGGCCACTGCTGTCCAATGTGGATGACGAGGTCGATCTGCTGAAGTTCCCGGTGCCGCGTTGGCACGAGGGCGACGGCGGCCGCTACATCGGCACCGGCTGCGCGGTGGTCACCCGCGACTACGACACCGGGCGGATCAACCTGGGCGCGTACCGGATGCAGGTGCAGGACGAAGGCCGGTCGGCCAGCGTCAACATCGAAGCCGGCAAGCACGGGGCCCAGCACCTGCGCCGCTGGTTCGAGGCCGAGGGCCGGGCGCCGATCGCCGCGTCGCTCGGGCACCACCCCGCGTACCTGGTGGCGGCCGGCGTCGAGGTGCCCGGCGACGTCTCGGAGTACGACTACGTCGGCGCGATGTTCGGCGCCCCGGTGCGGACGGTGGCCGGCCTCGCGACCGGGCTGCCGCTGCCGCACGACGCCGAGATCGCGATCGAGGGCTGGGTGCGGCCGGACGACAAGCGCCCCGAGGGCCCGTTCGGCGAGTGGACCGGCTACTACTCCGGCTCCCGCGACCCGATCCTCACGATCGACGTCGAGAAGGTGTACTACCGCGACAACCCGATCCTGCTCGGCGCCCCGCCGGGCAAGCCGCCGCACGACTACTCGTACATGCGCACGGTGATGAAGTCGGCGATCATCACGGACTCGCTGCGCAAGACCGGATTGCCCGGCCTGCGGGGCGTCTGGGCGCACGAGGCCGGCGGCGGGCGGTCGCTGCTGATCGTGGCGATCGAGCAGCGCTACCCCGGGCACGCCCGGCAGGCCGCGTACCTCACGGCGCAGCTGCCGAGCGCGGCCTACATGAACCGGTTCACGGTCGTCGTGGATCACGACGTCAACCCGCGTGACCTCGGCGAGGTGATGTGGGCGATGTGCGGGCGGACCGATCCGTCGCTCGACATCGAGGTGATGAAGCGGACGTGGGGCAGCCGCGTCGACCCGCTGACGCTGCCCGGCGAGATCGCGTTCAACAGCCGGGCGATCATCGACGCCTGCCGCCCGTACGAGCGGCTGGGCGACTTCCCGGCTGTCGCGGAGTCCAGCCCGGAGCTGGTCGCGTCGGTGAGCCGGCGTTGGCCCGAGGTGCTCGGCTAG